The segment TGATGGATATACCCGGATGGTCTATCTCTATCCTGCCCGATATCTGCTCAGGCGACCAGTCCTGGGTGAGCTTGGACACCACGTAACCCCTGATCACCTTGCTCTTTAATCGCATCCTGCGGCTTGCCTTTGACCTGCGCTTATCCGCTCGTACCTGAGCACGATGGTCTATGTAAAAGTCGTAGGTAGGCGAGGGGTTGCGCCGCAACTCACGCGAGATGGTAGAGGGACTCCTGCCTAAAACACGGCCCATCTCTCGTATAGATCGCCCGTCTCTACGCATCGTATCTATACCCTATGAGCGCATAAAGCGCTCAAGGGGCACGCTGTCACCTCACGCTCCTTCAGTCCAAGATGTTGGTATCTTGAGTGCATACGTCCTCAGAATAACGAAATCCCTCTCGCTTTCCAAGGTGTTGCACTTCATTATTGAACCCACGTTCGACATATTTTTTACCTTCACAAAAATAACAGCCTCTGTAATCTATAGAATCCTCGCCCTGCCATGGGTAGTAGAATCCGCCCAACTTGACCAAATCCTCATTTACATCCCAGCCAGTGATGTTGATCTTATGCTCAAATACGCCGTTGTTGTAGACGCGAAGCCGGTGCTCCTTTTTGCAATCAGACGCAATTAAAGTAATAAGAACTGGAATCAGCATTAAACCAATCCTAAGTACGCTCTTCATTATTGAACCCACAATTTCGATAGTCGTTTCAAGCCTGGTATATCGTTAATGTTGACGCCCTTTGTGGTTAGCAACTTTAGGTTCTTCAGCCTCAACAAGTATCGTACTCCCCGGTGACTATAATCACCTTCTATTAGTAACGT is part of the candidate division TA06 bacterium B3_TA06 genome and harbors:
- a CDS encoding IS30 family transposase, which encodes MGRVLGRSPSTISRELRRNPSPTYDFYIDHRAQVRADKRRSKASRRMRLKSKVIRGYVVSKLTQDWSPEQISGRIEIDHPGISI